A window of Sutcliffiella cohnii contains these coding sequences:
- a CDS encoding CBO0543 family protein: MYLLLVMIVWILFAYKFVDWSQWKKQYSTILFFMVVNLFYNYFYYNHTLWAFRGITAEWLNHSIINLAFTLFICPVGLIIYLQRFPQKRNSQIVYIGIWVLFYSVIQTLFAYTGMYVYDNGWNGWLNLLLNTVMFTIIYIHYRSPLKAILLSILLAIIFYIFFPFPLESLK; the protein is encoded by the coding sequence ATGTATTTATTATTAGTAATGATTGTTTGGATTCTTTTTGCTTATAAGTTTGTAGATTGGTCTCAATGGAAGAAGCAATATTCAACTATTCTATTTTTTATGGTTGTTAATCTTTTTTACAATTACTTTTATTACAACCATACATTATGGGCTTTTAGAGGAATTACAGCAGAATGGTTAAATCACTCCATTATTAATTTAGCATTTACTCTTTTTATCTGTCCCGTTGGATTAATTATTTATTTACAAAGGTTCCCTCAAAAACGAAATTCGCAAATAGTTTATATAGGAATATGGGTATTATTCTATTCAGTGATCCAAACATTATTTGCTTATACAGGAATGTATGTCTATGATAACGGATGGAACGGTTGGCTAAATTTACTATTAAATACTGTGATGTTTACAATTATTTATATACATTACAGAAGCCCTCTCAAAGCTATACTATTATCCATTCTGTTAGCTATTATTTTTTATATCTTTTTCCCATTCCCGCTGGAAAGCTTAAAATAG
- a CDS encoding NADH:flavin oxidoreductase/NADH oxidase, with amino-acid sequence MAGLFSSFSHKGLQLKNRIMMSSMCQYQAENKDGTPTDWHFVHYVSRAIGGTGLIFLEMTNVELRGRITNQCLTLHSEYQVPYFKRIVEECHKYGSKIGIQIAHAGRKSVIEGSDVVGPGKHPFSKESPVPRELTTDEVKEICEKFGESAALAVEAGFDTIEIHGAHGYLLHQFMSPATNHRTDQYGEYHVFPVEVIREIRSRIPSEMPLILRISAVEYGENGYNFNHMLKLIPHFIEAGVDIFDVSTGGNDPVRPDVYPAYQAQYAQVIKERFKLPVITVGRLESPYVAESIIREGRADIVAVGRGLLREPYWAKEAAIQLNQELTLPGVYDLGYSL; translated from the coding sequence ATGGCCGGACTATTCAGTTCATTTAGTCATAAAGGACTTCAGTTGAAAAATCGCATTATGATGTCATCAATGTGTCAATATCAAGCTGAAAACAAAGATGGGACTCCAACAGATTGGCATTTTGTTCATTATGTAAGTCGAGCAATTGGTGGCACAGGGCTCATATTTCTAGAAATGACTAATGTGGAATTAAGAGGGAGAATAACTAATCAATGTCTGACTCTTCACTCTGAATACCAAGTTCCTTACTTCAAGCGAATTGTGGAAGAATGTCATAAGTATGGTTCAAAGATAGGCATCCAAATCGCCCATGCTGGTAGAAAATCAGTGATTGAAGGAAGCGATGTTGTTGGTCCTGGAAAGCATCCATTTTCAAAAGAATCTCCAGTACCAAGGGAATTAACTACGGATGAGGTAAAAGAGATTTGTGAAAAGTTTGGTGAATCTGCCGCATTAGCTGTTGAAGCAGGTTTTGATACGATTGAGATTCATGGGGCTCATGGATACCTTTTGCATCAGTTTATGTCACCAGCTACGAATCATCGAACCGATCAATATGGTGAATATCACGTGTTTCCCGTCGAAGTTATAAGAGAAATTCGTTCACGTATTCCATCTGAGATGCCGTTAATCTTAAGAATTTCAGCAGTTGAGTACGGAGAAAATGGTTACAACTTTAATCATATGCTAAAGTTAATTCCTCATTTTATTGAAGCTGGAGTGGACATATTTGATGTCAGCACAGGTGGAAATGATCCCGTAAGACCTGACGTCTACCCTGCCTATCAAGCACAATATGCCCAGGTAATAAAAGAAAGGTTTAAGTTACCCGTTATTACAGTTGGTCGGTTAGAAAGTCCGTATGTAGCTGAGTCGATAATCCGAGAAGGCAGGGCGGACATAGTAGCCGTTGGTCGCGGTCTTCTACGTGAACCATACTGGGCAAAAGAAGCGGCAATACAACTGAATCAAGAATTAACTTTACCAGGAGTTTATGACTTAGGCTATTCGCTGTGA
- a CDS encoding C45 family autoproteolytic acyltransferase/hydolase, with protein MKKLTLSGSAYEIGKQHGLLGKEEILRSMETYEKLFYDYQGIRWNEVKERAKIHIKAIEKFDERLLEEIHGVAEGASMDFEDILALNARSEIALTGEAHSSFTDGCTSIFTCSPLSADTIIGQNWDWKAAQKNSLLLLKIEREDRPNIVMVTEGGIIGKIGCNDHSIGVGLNALHSKKKSDGVPIHLGLRSILDSRSLHEAMGKIQEGQMASAANFMIGYSEGENKGLAFHVEVSPFGIAITNNETEYGVHTNHICSPEIKMNVGEGNSLRYSDSEIRLRRAEQLIKYAVKNDIEINEETFKLWFSDTFNAPNSINHYINHQIPSHRHIETVFSIIMNLTKKKLYISEGMPAHESYEQYGF; from the coding sequence ATGAAGAAATTGACTCTGTCAGGTTCCGCGTATGAGATAGGTAAACAACATGGTCTACTCGGGAAAGAAGAAATCCTTAGGAGTATGGAAACGTATGAAAAACTATTTTATGACTACCAAGGTATTCGGTGGAATGAAGTAAAGGAACGTGCGAAAATCCATATTAAAGCCATTGAAAAATTTGATGAACGTTTACTTGAAGAAATCCATGGAGTAGCAGAAGGGGCATCAATGGATTTTGAAGATATTTTGGCTCTCAATGCTAGAAGTGAAATCGCACTTACAGGGGAGGCACATTCCTCTTTCACCGATGGATGCACAAGTATTTTTACATGTAGTCCTTTATCAGCTGATACCATCATCGGTCAAAATTGGGATTGGAAAGCCGCACAAAAAAATAGTTTGTTGTTGCTTAAAATAGAAAGGGAGGACCGGCCGAACATCGTCATGGTAACAGAAGGTGGGATAATTGGGAAAATTGGCTGTAATGATCATTCGATTGGTGTCGGATTAAATGCCCTTCATTCTAAGAAGAAAAGCGATGGGGTTCCGATTCACTTAGGCCTTCGCTCGATTCTTGATTCTCGTTCGCTACACGAAGCAATGGGGAAAATTCAAGAAGGACAAATGGCGTCCGCTGCTAATTTTATGATTGGATATAGTGAGGGAGAAAATAAAGGGTTAGCTTTTCATGTTGAGGTGTCTCCATTTGGCATTGCTATTACAAATAATGAGACCGAATATGGCGTGCATACTAATCACATCTGTTCACCTGAAATTAAAATGAATGTTGGAGAAGGGAATAGTTTAAGATATAGTGATTCCGAAATTCGCCTTAGAAGAGCAGAACAACTTATAAAGTACGCAGTAAAAAATGATATAGAGATTAATGAAGAAACATTTAAATTGTGGTTCAGTGATACGTTCAATGCTCCCAATTCAATAAATCATTATATCAATCATCAAATCCCTTCTCATCGACATATCGAAACTGTTTTTTCGATTATCATGAATTTAACAAAAAAGAAGCTGTATATTAGCGAAGGCATGCCAGCCCATGAATCGTATGAGCAATATGGGTTTTAA
- a CDS encoding sodium:solute symporter family protein yields the protein MHLAWGIVIVLIAFVLISIVVKKYVKTAEDYWIMGRKAKWWMFTGTLTASYVSLSTFIGGVGSAWNWGPMPFLLFYTSSFTFGWIIAVTLIGLRMRKLGVTSISEYYKVRFGSNGKWMYAGLGLTLAGILYFYLLVQIQGGGLILQTIFDIPLPLAVTIMVIIVAFTLGLSGMWSVVITDTFAMVLFILIAIIILPATISAVGGVDAGIAAISSFDGWSATGSSGLGMASFVGYALAWLAIVGGSPHIINRSLIVDKPKSVLKGSFISYTITVVLSILIFISAGMLMAVIEPGSMHPDSISAYASVHVWPWIVGVLIIGAAMSAAFTTANTQALSISQGIVDLFRYALKPDMSDDAKKKYTIGISVIVLILVGVMAFKQNYLLIIAGSLAGIIASLGLFPTLILSLYWERLTIKAVNIMIWLSVPVGAFMIITNNLWGWFAPFPTVYSFPIGFGGLIILSLLTKQTNSEKEGYKLLKDKGFATEEAAPEKQDYVILIGGFIVVTVVYFILLSMIGIF from the coding sequence ATGCATCTAGCATGGGGAATTGTTATAGTGTTGATCGCATTCGTTCTTATTAGTATCGTTGTGAAGAAATATGTTAAAACGGCGGAAGATTATTGGATTATGGGTAGAAAAGCAAAATGGTGGATGTTTACTGGTACATTAACAGCCAGCTACGTCAGTCTATCGACCTTTATCGGCGGTGTAGGTTCTGCTTGGAACTGGGGACCGATGCCATTCCTCCTCTTTTATACTAGTAGTTTTACCTTTGGATGGATCATTGCTGTCACATTAATCGGTTTACGAATGAGAAAACTTGGGGTTACTAGTATTTCAGAATACTATAAAGTGAGATTTGGAAGTAATGGAAAATGGATGTATGCAGGCCTTGGTTTAACGTTAGCAGGAATTCTCTATTTTTATCTATTAGTACAAATTCAAGGTGGTGGGTTAATCCTACAAACTATTTTTGATATCCCGTTACCATTAGCAGTCACAATAATGGTTATTATAGTTGCATTTACTCTTGGCTTGTCAGGGATGTGGTCAGTCGTTATCACAGACACGTTTGCGATGGTGTTATTTATCCTAATTGCAATTATTATTCTGCCCGCAACCATCTCTGCTGTAGGAGGGGTAGATGCAGGAATTGCAGCGATTTCATCCTTCGATGGTTGGTCAGCAACAGGTTCTTCTGGTTTAGGTATGGCAAGTTTCGTTGGTTATGCTTTAGCGTGGCTAGCAATTGTTGGTGGATCACCTCACATCATTAACCGTTCTCTTATAGTCGATAAACCAAAAAGTGTCTTAAAAGGGTCATTTATTTCTTATACCATTACCGTTGTTTTATCAATTTTAATCTTTATTTCGGCTGGTATGTTAATGGCTGTTATTGAACCAGGTTCAATGCATCCAGATAGCATTTCCGCCTATGCATCAGTTCATGTATGGCCTTGGATTGTCGGTGTCCTCATCATCGGTGCTGCAATGTCAGCCGCATTTACTACGGCAAACACGCAAGCATTATCAATTTCGCAAGGGATAGTAGATTTGTTTCGCTATGCGCTAAAACCGGACATGTCAGATGACGCTAAGAAGAAATATACAATCGGCATCAGTGTAATTGTTTTAATTTTAGTTGGAGTCATGGCTTTTAAACAAAACTATTTATTAATTATTGCTGGATCGTTAGCTGGGATAATCGCATCGCTTGGACTCTTCCCAACCTTAATCCTTTCATTATATTGGGAGCGTCTCACAATTAAAGCTGTTAATATTATGATTTGGTTAAGTGTTCCAGTTGGTGCGTTTATGATCATCACCAACAATCTTTGGGGTTGGTTTGCACCATTTCCTACAGTCTATAGTTTTCCAATTGGATTTGGAGGACTCATTATCCTCTCATTACTAACGAAACAAACAAACAGTGAAAAAGAAGGCTATAAATTATTAAAAGACAAAGGCTTTGCCACTGAGGAAGCTGCTCCTGAGAAACAAGATTATGTCATTTTAATTGGTGGGTTCATTGTTGTGACAGTGGTATACTTCATCCTTTTATCAATGATAGGGATTTTCTAA
- a CDS encoding SDR family NAD(P)-dependent oxidoreductase, translating into MRLADKVAVVTGATGGIGKAISEKFVKEGAQLLLVDLDQQRLEELKVELAPFGQKIEVIVADVSSKQSWEQILDKIDSEFTTVNVLVNNAGISGNEGLLETDYQRWNQIIQTNLTSVYLGMYELLPKMIASGGGSIINTSSIFAIIGSGKNAAYTAAKSGMMGLTKTAAVEFAKNYVRVNTIHPGMIRTPMTKAKLEKPEILARFRTLTPWPDFGEPDDIAYGAVYLASDESKFVTGTELVIDGGYVTQ; encoded by the coding sequence ATGCGTTTAGCTGACAAGGTTGCGGTAGTGACAGGGGCGACAGGGGGAATTGGAAAAGCTATTTCAGAAAAATTTGTAAAAGAAGGGGCGCAACTTTTATTAGTTGACCTAGATCAGCAACGTTTAGAGGAGTTGAAAGTCGAGTTAGCACCATTTGGCCAAAAAATAGAAGTGATTGTAGCTGATGTTTCTAGTAAACAGAGTTGGGAACAAATTCTCGATAAAATTGATTCTGAATTCACTACAGTCAATGTATTAGTGAATAATGCTGGAATCAGTGGCAATGAAGGGTTATTAGAAACAGATTATCAGAGATGGAATCAAATTATTCAAACAAATTTAACGAGTGTGTATTTAGGGATGTATGAACTCTTGCCTAAAATGATTGCATCGGGAGGAGGTTCGATCATCAACACATCGTCTATTTTTGCAATAATAGGGTCGGGGAAAAATGCGGCTTATACTGCTGCGAAGAGCGGAATGATGGGCTTAACAAAAACAGCCGCAGTTGAATTTGCAAAAAATTATGTACGAGTCAATACGATTCATCCAGGAATGATTCGTACACCAATGACAAAAGCAAAGTTAGAAAAACCAGAAATCCTTGCTCGATTTAGAACTCTTACGCCTTGGCCTGATTTTGGTGAACCAGATGATATTGCTTATGGTGCTGTTTACCTAGCCTCAGACGAATCCAAATTCGTGACAGGTACCGAACTGGTGATTGATGGAGGGTATGTGACTCAGTAA
- a CDS encoding polysaccharide deacetylase family protein, which translates to MIWKKGIQTPVMLTFDFDAETLWISRNKDNLKKPGTLSQGVFGANVGVPSILELLRKHEIKSTFFIPGWVAEKYQSLVEEIIADGHEIGHHGYLHEWVDPEDPEKEREVFIKGLTALEKVIGHKPVGFRSPAWETSEHMLDLLIEHDFLYSSNMMDSINPYRVVKQEKQTDLIEIPVHWMLDDAPFFLFSVTGPARPIFPAQHVMNVWKEEFHAIYKRGQLFNLVCHPQIIGRPSRIDMLDQFIQYIKSYPNIEFVTGQEVASFVKERSMMRRKENL; encoded by the coding sequence TTGATTTGGAAAAAAGGGATACAAACACCTGTGATGCTCACGTTTGATTTCGATGCCGAAACATTATGGATTTCTAGAAATAAAGACAATCTTAAAAAACCAGGTACATTATCACAAGGTGTATTCGGGGCAAATGTAGGAGTTCCAAGTATTTTGGAGCTCCTGCGAAAACATGAAATAAAATCCACGTTTTTTATCCCAGGTTGGGTAGCTGAAAAATATCAATCTTTGGTAGAAGAAATTATTGCGGATGGGCATGAAATAGGTCACCATGGCTATTTACATGAATGGGTTGACCCGGAGGATCCAGAAAAAGAAAGGGAAGTTTTTATAAAGGGATTAACCGCTTTAGAGAAAGTAATTGGACATAAACCGGTCGGTTTTCGCTCACCAGCATGGGAAACAAGTGAGCATATGTTAGACCTATTAATTGAACATGATTTTCTCTATTCAAGTAATATGATGGATTCTATTAACCCGTATCGTGTTGTCAAGCAAGAGAAGCAGACAGATTTAATTGAAATTCCTGTCCATTGGATGCTCGATGATGCTCCCTTCTTTTTATTTAGTGTAACAGGGCCAGCAAGGCCCATTTTTCCAGCACAACATGTCATGAATGTCTGGAAAGAAGAATTTCATGCAATTTATAAACGTGGTCAGTTGTTTAATTTAGTTTGTCATCCGCAAATCATAGGTCGGCCATCCCGAATTGATATGCTTGATCAATTTATTCAGTATATCAAAAGCTATCCGAATATAGAGTTCGTTACAGGGCAAGAAGTCGCTTCTTTTGTGAAAGAGAGAAGCATGATGAGACGTAAGGAAAATCTGTAA
- a CDS encoding DUF3231 family protein, which produces MHKSEVPLTSTELSNIWAAYLMSNLIMKLTEYFSTTTDDEDIKIIVEKMFNASQQNIEKLTTFFMKEDFPTPIGFTERDVVKEASKVFSDTFILYFCHDITLLALTTYPSALSDCTRKDTRNYFHTALETTIQLQDETVELMLEKGIYLKPPQLTFEKKVEFVDSKKYLSKSLSEARALNAAEIANITRIIHRAYFSKMIFVTFNKLSNDEELKKHFGKGRDVIESTIDSLKEVLEEENVPISASGDYQIFDVEVSPFSDKLMLYFVNACLGMFCFTMIGQALNTTLRSDIILKLTNINNKMKKYYGESLFLTINKDWFEQPPQAVDRKLE; this is translated from the coding sequence ATGCATAAATCTGAAGTGCCTTTAACTTCTACGGAATTATCTAATATATGGGCAGCCTATTTAATGAGCAATTTAATTATGAAATTAACGGAGTATTTTTCTACAACTACGGACGATGAAGATATAAAAATAATTGTTGAAAAAATGTTCAATGCCTCACAACAAAATATAGAAAAACTTACTACATTTTTTATGAAAGAAGATTTCCCTACACCAATCGGTTTTACAGAAAGAGATGTAGTGAAGGAGGCGAGTAAAGTCTTTTCTGATACTTTTATTTTGTATTTCTGTCATGACATTACATTGCTCGCTTTAACTACTTATCCTAGTGCTTTATCTGATTGCACTAGAAAAGATACAAGAAACTATTTTCATACCGCTTTGGAAACTACTATACAGCTTCAAGATGAGACGGTTGAATTAATGCTAGAAAAAGGTATTTACCTTAAGCCACCTCAACTTACATTTGAAAAAAAGGTGGAGTTTGTAGATAGCAAAAAATATTTAAGCAAATCGTTAAGTGAAGCAAGAGCATTAAATGCAGCGGAAATTGCTAACATAACAAGAATTATTCATAGAGCATATTTTTCAAAAATGATTTTTGTTACGTTTAATAAGCTAAGTAATGACGAAGAGTTAAAGAAACATTTCGGGAAAGGGAGGGATGTAATTGAATCAACAATAGATTCCTTAAAAGAAGTATTAGAGGAAGAAAATGTCCCAATATCCGCCTCTGGAGATTATCAAATATTTGACGTGGAAGTATCTCCTTTCTCTGATAAACTAATGCTTTATTTTGTTAATGCATGTCTTGGGATGTTTTGCTTTACGATGATCGGCCAGGCATTGAATACTACTTTAAGGTCAGATATTATATTAAAGCTGACAAACATTAATAATAAGATGAAGAAGTACTATGGTGAGAGTCTATTCCTTACGATTAATAAAGATTGGTTCGAACAACCACCTCAAGCAGTTGATCGGAAATTAGAGTAA
- a CDS encoding polyprenyl synthetase family protein translates to MNRQRFLEEVNTLLNCQSPFYMEDFKENVIASFAERSKPLHEKNVSFWSDLSLLLGEYYSVPASATERIAFSLEFALLAGDIMDDIKDRDNNDAPWGKLPLEDTMLLANWLYTNAYTIILRSPAEVFCKTKKSKILHCLSSHVSHALIGQWNESKLNVFCMEETEYWDYVYSKSGILIKMAFSIFEAYTTIKPENTLTHIQIGKSLGAVVQLQNDYLDIQSAQKSDLRKLMPNFILIKGIENSRIKGDTFATKLKEWYDNKELEKNRIEIMKNLQQSGSFDYCKFQIFYHRNKVDECLNMLKPPVQNEHSLSKLKHYLGITT, encoded by the coding sequence ATGAATAGACAAAGATTTTTAGAGGAAGTGAATACTCTATTAAACTGTCAGAGTCCATTTTATATGGAAGATTTTAAGGAGAATGTTATTGCTTCTTTTGCGGAAAGAAGTAAACCTTTACATGAGAAAAATGTTTCGTTTTGGAGTGATTTGTCGCTTTTGCTAGGGGAATATTATTCTGTTCCAGCTAGTGCGACTGAACGTATTGCCTTCTCTTTAGAGTTTGCTTTACTAGCAGGGGACATAATGGATGATATTAAAGATAGAGATAATAATGATGCTCCGTGGGGAAAATTACCTCTCGAAGATACGATGCTCCTTGCTAACTGGTTGTATACAAATGCATATACAATCATACTGCGCTCACCTGCAGAAGTTTTTTGCAAAACAAAAAAGAGTAAAATACTACATTGTTTATCTTCACATGTCTCACATGCACTTATTGGGCAATGGAATGAAAGCAAACTGAATGTTTTTTGTATGGAAGAGACGGAATATTGGGACTACGTATATAGCAAATCCGGGATTCTAATAAAAATGGCTTTCTCCATTTTTGAGGCATATACAACAATAAAACCGGAGAATACGCTGACGCATATACAAATAGGCAAAAGTTTAGGGGCGGTTGTTCAGCTGCAAAATGATTATTTAGACATTCAGTCTGCTCAAAAGTCAGACTTACGTAAGTTAATGCCTAATTTTATTCTTATTAAGGGAATTGAAAACAGTAGGATAAAAGGTGATACTTTCGCTACTAAATTAAAAGAGTGGTATGACAATAAGGAACTTGAAAAGAACAGAATAGAAATAATGAAAAATTTGCAACAAAGTGGTTCTTTTGATTACTGTAAATTTCAAATATTCTACCATCGTAATAAGGTAGACGAATGTTTGAACATGCTAAAACCTCCTGTTCAAAATGAGCATTCACTATCAAAACTTAAACATTACTTAGGTATAACAACCTAA
- a CDS encoding SDR family NAD(P)-dependent oxidoreductase, which produces MSDFEGKRLLITGGASGIGLATVNHFLSKGAKVAVFDINQEGLTKLENQYQQDLLTMEGDVRRANEIARALDIMVEEWDGIDILVYSAGIFPDMRIIDMEEEEWDRVLDINLKGAFLTCRNVAQRMIAQRSGGHIVTISSGSYQSARIGSGHYCASKAGLVMLTKVLAFELADYGIQVNSIAPGLVESELLDPSYVQTFSKRIPLGRPAKPTEVSGAIEMITSSLNTYMTGQIIPIDGGLSSGHYGLPNSNKQAR; this is translated from the coding sequence TTGAGTGATTTTGAAGGGAAAAGATTGTTAATTACTGGCGGTGCTTCTGGTATCGGTTTAGCCACGGTCAACCATTTTCTATCAAAAGGTGCAAAAGTCGCTGTCTTTGATATTAATCAAGAGGGCTTAACCAAACTGGAAAATCAGTATCAGCAGGATCTTCTCACAATGGAGGGGGATGTCCGAAGGGCCAATGAGATTGCTAGGGCACTAGACATAATGGTTGAAGAATGGGATGGAATTGACATCTTAGTCTATAGTGCAGGTATTTTCCCGGATATGCGAATCATTGATATGGAAGAAGAAGAATGGGATCGTGTACTCGACATTAATTTGAAAGGCGCGTTTCTTACATGTCGGAACGTGGCTCAAAGGATGATTGCACAACGTAGTGGGGGCCATATTGTTACAATTTCCTCTGGAAGCTATCAATCAGCTCGTATTGGGTCAGGGCATTATTGTGCTTCCAAAGCAGGCTTAGTGATGCTAACAAAAGTACTCGCATTTGAATTAGCAGATTATGGGATCCAAGTGAATAGTATTGCGCCAGGGCTGGTTGAGAGTGAGTTGTTGGATCCAAGTTATGTTCAGACATTTAGCAAAAGAATCCCACTTGGACGTCCTGCAAAACCTACAGAAGTAAGTGGTGCAATTGAAATGATTACTTCCTCGCTAAATACGTACATGACCGGACAAATAATTCCGATTGATGGCGGTCTATCATCTGGTCATTATGGCCTACCAAATTCAAATAAACAAGCAAGGTGA